In one window of Zhihengliuella sp. ISTPL4 DNA:
- a CDS encoding IclR family transcriptional regulator, which translates to MNAAEAEPTLIGSVQRALRLVDIVANSPRPLPAKMLSSITGLTPGTTYNLVRTLVHEGYLSAEPDGLVLGSRFPSFQQQIDSRGVFLARVRAALRSVTEDVGATAYLSRYADGEMHLVDIVDAVRNPRIELWVGLHASAHATALGKQILAALSEEDRLDYLSRHRLEELTPRTISDRRTLLTQLEQTPGWAVDREEYAIGATCVAVPVIAPGVIASLAVSLPADQAVVNRRLVSNLQRAARRLSLQLGAESLDAGGPDAEFTI; encoded by the coding sequence GTGAACGCCGCGGAGGCGGAGCCGACCCTCATCGGGTCCGTGCAACGCGCGCTCCGCCTCGTCGACATCGTCGCGAACTCCCCGCGCCCCCTTCCGGCGAAGATGCTCTCGTCCATCACGGGGCTCACGCCGGGGACGACCTACAACCTGGTGCGCACGCTCGTGCACGAGGGGTATCTGAGTGCGGAGCCGGACGGTCTCGTGCTGGGGAGCCGCTTTCCCTCCTTTCAGCAGCAGATCGACTCCCGCGGGGTGTTCCTCGCCCGCGTCCGCGCCGCGCTGCGCTCGGTGACGGAGGACGTCGGCGCCACGGCCTACCTGTCCCGGTACGCAGACGGGGAGATGCACCTCGTCGACATCGTGGATGCCGTGCGGAACCCGCGCATCGAGCTCTGGGTCGGACTGCACGCCAGTGCCCACGCGACCGCGCTCGGCAAGCAGATCCTCGCCGCGCTCTCCGAGGAGGACCGCCTGGACTACCTCTCCCGGCACCGGCTCGAGGAGCTCACGCCACGGACGATCAGCGATCGGCGGACGCTCCTGACCCAGCTCGAGCAGACCCCGGGATGGGCGGTCGACCGGGAGGAGTACGCGATCGGTGCCACGTGCGTCGCGGTGCCCGTCATCGCCCCGGGAGTGATCGCGTCGCTCGCGGTCTCCCTGCCCGCCGACCAGGCCGTCGTCAACCGGAGGCTGGTGTCGAACCTGCAGCGCGCCGCGCGGCGCCTGTCGCTCCAGCTCGGCGCGGAATCGCTCGATGCAGGCGGCCCGGATGCAGAGTTCACCATCTGA
- a CDS encoding DUF6264 family protein — protein sequence MTDQRPRYGEFATPEEQREAAGLPPVVEVVSPSAPVSDPAPAVPAPARPSSVDRFATIALLAYGLVNVVVTGLSYLDIVPVMNQTMTMLGIDGEFTNYAAGRLWGTIAAIVLAVGWCVTAALSIRRLRRGRLTWWLPIVGAVVTIAIAAFCLVVPMMGDPAFIAYLDQAAR from the coding sequence ATGACCGACCAGCGCCCCCGTTACGGGGAATTCGCCACGCCAGAGGAGCAGCGGGAGGCGGCGGGTCTGCCGCCCGTGGTGGAGGTCGTCAGCCCGTCGGCTCCCGTTTCGGACCCCGCGCCGGCGGTGCCTGCTCCGGCGCGACCCTCCTCGGTCGACCGGTTCGCGACGATCGCGCTACTCGCCTACGGTCTGGTCAACGTCGTCGTCACCGGCCTGTCCTATCTGGACATCGTTCCGGTCATGAACCAGACCATGACGATGCTCGGCATCGACGGGGAGTTCACGAACTACGCCGCCGGCCGGCTGTGGGGCACGATCGCGGCGATCGTGCTGGCGGTCGGTTGGTGCGTCACGGCGGCCCTGTCGATCCGTCGCCTCCGACGCGGTCGTCTCACGTGGTGGCTCCCGATCGTGGGAGCGGTCGTCACGATCGCCATCGCCGCCTTCTGCCTCGTCGTGCCGATGATGGGCGACCCGGCCTTCATCGCCTACCTCGACCAGGCGGCGCGCTGA